A single window of Dermacentor albipictus isolate Rhodes 1998 colony chromosome 1, USDA_Dalb.pri_finalv2, whole genome shotgun sequence DNA harbors:
- the LOC135905739 gene encoding man(5)GlcNAc(2)-PP-dolichol translocation protein RFT1 codes for MAEKNLMAKATKAASYNIILQLTLRVLTFVLNAYILRHITKDLLGVINVRLMLLYTTVQFLSREPFRRSCLSDTDNQNWPAIINVTWLCLPVCIFIGGIMSFVWLFVLERPEPLVASGYTMGVHCVVISVVIEVLAEPLYVISQAFHYIKFKIFFVGSGITLRCVIMAVLVAFDPRNAIWAYSVAQLISSAYYTVVLYAYFTFESRRLRHGGEDKSEDSSRKCNEHALPFTSAFDIIPFIGSNGTQLDRNITKLTWSFMKQTVFKQLLTEGERYIMTVFSILSFAEQGVYDIVNNLGSLTARLVFQPIEESSYVFFAQVVQRDVPPSQQNVDSVMLSVLTLKQLLKLLAHIGLIIFTFGQAYSSLLLHLYGGSALSDSLAPLLLRWHCAYIVLIAINGITECFVFAAMSKEQLDQHNRRLALFSVLFLFIAYLLTTLFGAIGFILANCFNMIARVGYSTFYISAYYAKTQYRPLHGILPSARVLGTAVFSYLVTTISEAMFCCHAGFVYLLLHAAVGALCLLVFLAVIYIEEKELIAFLKTCWHDRSFGKKSEKVQ; via the coding sequence ATGGCAGAGAAGAACCTTATGGCAAAAGCCACAAAAGCAGCGTCGTACAACATCATTCTGCAGTTGACTCTGCGTGTTTTAACGTTCGTGCTGAATGCATACATCTTGCGACACATCACCAAAGACCTGTTGGGGGTTATCAATGTGCGGTTGATGCTTCTGTACACAACTGTGCAATTCCTGAGCAGGGAGCCTTTCCGTCGATCCTGTTTGAGTGATACGGACAACCAAAACTGGCCTGCCATCATCAATGTAACCTGGCTGTGCCTTCCCGTTTGTATCTTTATTGGTGGCATTATGAGCTTTGTATGGTTGTTCGTTCTGGAGCGGCCTGAACCCTTGGTGGCGAGTGGCTACACGATGGGCGTACACTGTGTGGTCATCTCTGTTGTTATCGAAGTGCTTGCTGAACCTCTGTACGTTATAAGTCAAGCGTTCCACTACATAAAGTTCAAAATATTTTTCGTGGGGAGTGGCATTACCTTACGGTGTGTCATAATGGCAGTACTCGTTGCCTTCGACCCACGGAATGCGATTTGGGCTTACAGCGTGGCACAACTAATATCATCTGCCTATTATACTGTTGTTCTTTATGCTTACTTCACGTTTGAATCAAGGCGATTGCGCCACGGCGGTGAAGATAAATCAGAAGACTCCAGCCGCAAATGTAATGAACACGCACTACCTTTCACCAGTGCATTTGATATCATTCCTTTCATTGGCAGTAATGGTACACAGCTTGACCGAAACATCACAAAACTTACTTGGAGTTTTATGAAGCAAACAGTGTTCAAGCAGCTCTTGACTGAAGGTGAACGTTATATCATGACTGTTTTCAGCATTCTGTCTTTTGCTGAACAGGGTGTGTATGACATTGTCAACAACCTTGGATCCCTAACAGCCCGTCTTGTCTTTCAGCCAATTGAAGAAAGCAgctatgtgttctttgctcaggtAGTACAGCGTGATGTGCCACCCAGCCAgcaaaatgtggacagtgtcaTGTTAAGTGTATTAACATTGAAACAGCTTCTGAAGTTACTGGCTCACATTGGACTCATTATTTTCACTTTCGGTCAAGCCTACTCTAGTCTTCTCCTACATTTGTATGGTGGCAGTGCACTGAGTGACAGTCTAGCACCTCTGCTACTTAGGTGGCACTGTGCATACATTGTATTAATTGCTATCAATGGAATCACTGAGTGCTTTGTGTTTGCTGCTATGAGTAAGGAACAGCTGGACCAGCATAACCGCAGGCTTGCCCTTTTTTCAGTGCTATTCCTATTTATTGCGTACCTTCTGACCACCTTGTTTGGTGCTATTGGATTCATTCTGGCAAACTGTTTTAACATGATTGCACGTGTTGGTTACAGTACATTCTATATAAGCGCATACTATGCCAAAACTCAATACCGTCCATTGCACGGTATTCTTCCTAGTGCACGTGTGCTTGGTACTGCTGTGTTTAGTTATCTTGTGACCACAATTTCAGAAGCAATGTTCTGCTGTCATGCTGGATTCGTTTACCTTTTGTTGCATGCTGCTGTTGGTGCACTGTGCTTGCTTGTGTTCTTGGCTGTCATCTATATAGAGGAGAAAGAACTAATAGCATTCCTCAAAACATGTTGGCATGACAGAAGCTTTGGAAAAAAATCTGAAAAGGTACAGTAG